Proteins encoded by one window of Burkholderia plantarii:
- the maiA gene encoding maleylacetoacetate isomerase, which translates to MTLHGFQQSSASFRVRIALNLKGVRYETRSHDLSRGEHRARDYLAINPQGLLPSLEMPDAVLTQSLAIIEYLDARYPDPPLLPEDRLGEARVRALSQLIAADTHPVTSMRVANYLKQTLRHDDSDIREWRFHWFRESFGAFEALLEKSAETGRFCHGDQPTLADIALVPQVFTARRLGLQFDAWPTLTGITDACMDLPAFSQAYGEIYTPFSRVDASTVG; encoded by the coding sequence ATTACGCTACATGGCTTCCAGCAATCGTCGGCGTCGTTTCGGGTGCGGATTGCGCTCAATCTGAAGGGCGTCCGGTACGAAACCCGATCGCACGATCTTTCGCGCGGAGAACACCGCGCCCGGGATTATCTGGCGATCAATCCGCAGGGGCTGCTGCCCTCGCTCGAAATGCCCGATGCGGTTTTGACCCAGTCGCTGGCGATCATCGAATACCTCGACGCGCGTTATCCGGACCCGCCGCTGCTTCCCGAGGATCGGCTCGGCGAAGCCAGGGTGCGGGCGTTATCGCAGCTGATCGCGGCGGATACGCATCCGGTGACGTCGATGCGCGTGGCCAATTATCTGAAACAGACGCTGCGGCACGACGATTCCGACATCCGGGAGTGGCGGTTTCACTGGTTCCGGGAGAGCTTCGGGGCTTTCGAAGCCCTGCTGGAAAAAAGCGCGGAAACCGGCCGATTTTGTCATGGCGATCAGCCGACGCTGGCCGATATCGCGCTGGTTCCGCAGGTCTTCACGGCGCGCCGGCTGGGTCTGCAATTCGATGCGTGGCCGACCCTCACCGGAATCACCGACGCGTGCATGGATCTACCGGCCTTTTCACAAGCCTATGGCGAGATCTATACACCGTTTTCACGCGTGGACGCATCGACGGTCGGCTGA
- a CDS encoding FAD/NAD(P)-binding protein, with protein sequence MKQIQIAIVGMGPRGLTILERLLEHAGRLSERVSLQIEVFDCGEGGQGVHRSDQPDHLLINTVASQVTMFAPTSVAGGDDDLSLVQWAHASGYRRVADRFVRNPPDDAGVAITQADHLPRSLLGEYLSWVYQRVVAGLPDNIQVTHRRMQVVDLVERDGRFDVVTEGGDARSVDYVFLTTGHGRRKPTEEDRRFSAFVERHLGHNPRLGYFASPYPVETLDAIWPAATVAVQGFGLTAHDVISSLTLGRGGRYVEEDGRLRYLRSGLEPHIVLFSRNCLPFAARGVNQKGIAGRHRARFFTKDAVEAKRRAALLATGDSRIDFRSEVVPLAIKEMAYAYRTAREGREIDVDGFEPTPDELRAIDAILWPLKGQRFDSFSAFREFFDKLLRDDLDEAFKGNLSSPVKAATDVLRDTREALRVAVEYGGLTPDSHRYFVEDFNATTNRVSFGPPKQRNVEFLALQEAGLIDIAGGPGARVVADDAHASFRIEAAYANHTEHTYADALVIARLDAYSPLTDASRLTANLVKRGLVRPYLNGDYHPGGIEIDAALHPVGASGEVRRNLWAIGFLVEGPHFYTHALPRPQITSRQTLDAERCVIELLDAIAALTRDDDPHGPAGKSDRAPSSADGPATTLPAIA encoded by the coding sequence ATGAAGCAGATTCAGATTGCGATCGTCGGCATGGGGCCGCGCGGCCTGACCATTCTCGAACGCCTGCTGGAGCATGCCGGCCGGCTGTCGGAGCGCGTCTCGCTGCAGATCGAGGTATTCGATTGCGGAGAAGGCGGGCAGGGCGTGCATCGCTCGGACCAGCCCGATCATCTGTTGATCAACACGGTGGCCTCGCAGGTCACCATGTTCGCGCCGACGAGCGTGGCCGGCGGCGACGACGATTTATCGCTCGTGCAGTGGGCGCATGCCAGCGGCTACCGGCGCGTGGCGGACCGCTTCGTGCGCAATCCGCCTGACGACGCTGGCGTGGCGATCACGCAGGCCGACCATCTGCCGCGCAGCTTGCTAGGCGAGTATCTGTCGTGGGTGTATCAGCGCGTGGTGGCCGGCCTGCCGGACAACATCCAGGTGACGCACCGGCGCATGCAGGTTGTCGATCTGGTCGAACGTGACGGCCGTTTCGATGTGGTCACCGAGGGCGGTGACGCGCGCAGCGTCGACTACGTGTTCCTCACCACCGGTCATGGCCGACGCAAACCCACCGAGGAGGACCGGAGGTTCAGCGCGTTCGTCGAACGCCATCTCGGACACAACCCGCGCCTCGGCTATTTTGCGTCGCCCTATCCGGTCGAGACGCTCGACGCCATCTGGCCCGCCGCCACCGTCGCGGTGCAGGGCTTCGGGCTGACCGCGCACGATGTCATCTCGTCGCTCACGCTGGGGCGCGGCGGGCGTTATGTCGAGGAAGACGGCCGGCTGCGCTACCTGCGCTCCGGGCTCGAGCCTCACATCGTGCTGTTTTCCCGCAATTGCCTGCCGTTCGCCGCGCGCGGCGTGAACCAGAAAGGCATCGCCGGGCGCCACCGCGCGCGTTTCTTCACGAAGGACGCGGTCGAAGCCAAACGACGGGCGGCGCTGCTGGCAACCGGCGATTCGCGGATCGACTTCCGCAGCGAGGTCGTGCCGCTGGCCATCAAGGAGATGGCTTACGCCTATCGCACGGCACGCGAAGGCCGCGAGATCGACGTCGACGGCTTCGAGCCGACGCCGGACGAGCTGCGGGCGATCGACGCGATTCTCTGGCCGTTGAAAGGGCAGCGCTTCGACTCGTTCAGCGCGTTCCGCGAGTTCTTCGACAAGCTGCTGCGGGACGATCTGGACGAAGCATTCAAGGGCAACCTCTCCAGCCCGGTCAAGGCGGCCACCGACGTGTTGCGCGACACGCGCGAAGCACTGCGGGTGGCGGTGGAATACGGCGGCCTGACGCCGGATTCGCATCGCTATTTCGTCGAGGACTTCAACGCGACCACCAACCGCGTTTCGTTTGGTCCGCCGAAACAGCGCAACGTGGAATTCCTGGCGCTGCAGGAAGCCGGCCTGATCGACATCGCGGGCGGTCCCGGCGCGCGCGTCGTCGCCGACGATGCGCACGCGAGCTTCCGGATCGAGGCCGCCTATGCCAATCACACCGAGCATACCTATGCCGATGCGCTGGTGATCGCGCGGCTCGACGCCTATTCGCCGTTGACCGACGCGTCCCGACTGACGGCCAACCTGGTGAAGCGCGGCCTGGTCCGTCCTTATCTGAACGGCGACTACCACCCGGGTGGCATCGAAATCGATGCGGCGCTGCACCCGGTGGGCGCGTCGGGCGAGGTGCGACGCAACCTGTGGGCGATCGGATTTCTGGTCGAGGGGCCGCATTTCTACACGCATGCGCTGCCGCGCCCGCAAATCACGTCGCGACAGACGCTCGACGCCGAGCGCTGCGTGATCGAGCTGCTGGACGCCATCGCGGCCCTCACCCGCGACGACGATCCGCACGGCCCGGCCGGAAAGAGCGACCGCGCGCCGTCGTCGGCGGACGGCCCGGCCACCACCTTGCCGGCGATTGCCTGA
- a CDS encoding N-acyl homoserine lactonase family protein — protein sequence MSDRNGGAAAPEWEVFALRYARHEGRTSDENYLGEDPHDGMEMPLDFYTWLLRCGERTILVDTGFTAEMAVRRKRRYLHSPLDLLGTLGVDAGSVEDIVITHMHYDHAGNIAAFPNATLHLQEAEMAYCTGRCMCHAVLRKPFEASDVAQTIERLYAGRVSFVDGDKEIAPGVSVHLLGGHTAGLQVVRVRTGRGWVVLASDAAHYWDNLRSRRPFPIVYDVARMLDAHQRIEHLADGPDHIIPGHDPAVLARFPAWPGETDIAELHRPPVAPRAAPRSADTEPQGSDSVSVVN from the coding sequence ATGAGCGACCGCAATGGCGGGGCGGCCGCTCCCGAGTGGGAAGTGTTCGCGTTGCGTTATGCCAGGCACGAGGGGCGAACGAGCGACGAGAACTACCTGGGCGAGGATCCGCACGACGGCATGGAAATGCCGCTCGACTTCTATACCTGGCTGCTCAGGTGCGGCGAGCGCACCATCCTGGTCGACACGGGATTCACCGCCGAGATGGCGGTGCGCAGGAAGCGGCGCTATCTGCACTCGCCGCTCGACCTGCTGGGTACGCTCGGCGTCGATGCGGGCAGCGTCGAGGACATCGTCATCACTCACATGCATTACGACCATGCCGGCAACATCGCGGCGTTTCCGAACGCCACGCTGCATCTGCAGGAAGCGGAGATGGCCTACTGCACCGGCCGTTGCATGTGCCATGCGGTGCTGAGAAAGCCGTTCGAGGCGAGTGACGTGGCGCAGACCATCGAGCGCCTGTATGCGGGGCGCGTGAGCTTCGTGGACGGGGACAAGGAGATCGCGCCGGGCGTCAGCGTACATCTGCTTGGCGGCCATACCGCCGGGCTGCAGGTGGTCCGGGTACGGACCGGCCGCGGGTGGGTCGTGCTGGCGAGCGACGCGGCGCACTACTGGGACAACCTGCGCTCGCGCCGGCCGTTCCCCATCGTGTACGACGTGGCGCGCATGCTGGATGCGCACCAGCGCATCGAGCACCTCGCCGACGGCCCGGACCACATCATCCCGGGACACGATCCGGCGGTGCTTGCCCGCTTTCCGGCGTGGCCGGGCGAAACCGACATCGCCGAACTGCATCGGCCGCCGGTCGCGCCGCGCGCGGCGCCCCGCAGCGCCGACACCGAGCCGCAGGGATCGGATTCCGTGTCCGTCGTGAACTGA
- a CDS encoding KamA family radical SAM protein: MNLDQLSKFKPYTRHTIVDSPQWAKLSPDLQEAVKVVSRVMPFRVNPYVLNELIDWDRIPDDPIYRLTFPHRDMLREHEYETLRDLISAGAPDAEIERVVHTIRMRMNPHPAGQMTHNVPYLDGRPLSGLQHKYRETVLFFPAAGQTCHAYCTFCFRWPQFVGMDELKFDARATDDLVAYLRRHPDVTDVLITGGDPLVMSAKSLAEYLEPLLAPDLAHIQNIRIGTKSVAYWPLRFVSDKDSDDLLRVFEKVVKAGRNLAIMGHYNHPRELQHPIAQRAVRRIIATGATVRIQAPLIRHINEDPAGWAQLWTTGVRLGAIPYYMFVERDTGPSDYFKLPLARAYEIFQAAYQLTGGLARTVRGPSMSTMPGKVMIDGIVDIAGEKVFALQFLQARRADWVRRPFYAKFDPQASWLDDLVPAFGEERFFFEQEPAARSHVIPVTQVGAAHGGSGTLPDELEVMQ, encoded by the coding sequence ATGAACCTGGACCAATTGTCTAAATTCAAGCCGTACACGCGACATACGATTGTCGATTCGCCCCAATGGGCAAAGCTCTCGCCGGACCTGCAGGAAGCGGTCAAGGTCGTTTCCCGCGTGATGCCGTTTCGCGTCAATCCCTACGTATTGAACGAACTGATCGACTGGGACAGGATCCCCGATGATCCGATATACCGGCTGACGTTCCCGCACCGCGACATGCTGCGCGAGCACGAGTACGAGACCTTGCGCGACCTGATCTCGGCCGGTGCTCCCGACGCGGAGATCGAGCGTGTCGTTCACACGATCCGGATGCGGATGAACCCGCATCCGGCGGGCCAGATGACGCACAACGTGCCGTATCTCGACGGCCGGCCGCTGTCGGGCCTGCAGCACAAATATCGCGAGACCGTGCTGTTTTTCCCGGCCGCGGGACAAACCTGCCACGCCTATTGCACGTTCTGTTTCCGGTGGCCGCAGTTCGTGGGAATGGACGAGCTGAAGTTCGACGCGCGCGCCACCGACGATCTCGTGGCTTACCTGCGGCGGCATCCGGACGTGACCGACGTGCTGATCACCGGCGGCGATCCGCTCGTCATGAGCGCGAAGTCGCTGGCCGAATATCTCGAGCCGTTGCTGGCGCCGGACCTCGCGCATATCCAGAACATTCGCATCGGCACGAAATCGGTCGCCTACTGGCCGCTGCGCTTCGTCAGCGACAAGGACTCGGACGATCTGCTGCGCGTGTTCGAAAAGGTCGTGAAGGCGGGCCGCAATCTCGCGATCATGGGCCACTACAACCATCCGCGCGAGTTGCAGCACCCCATCGCGCAGCGTGCCGTGCGCCGCATCATCGCGACCGGCGCGACCGTGCGGATCCAGGCGCCGCTGATCCGCCACATCAACGAGGACCCGGCGGGCTGGGCCCAGCTGTGGACCACGGGCGTGCGGCTGGGCGCGATTCCGTACTACATGTTCGTCGAACGCGACACGGGGCCGAGCGACTACTTCAAGCTGCCGCTGGCGCGTGCCTACGAGATCTTCCAGGCGGCCTACCAGCTCACCGGCGGGCTGGCGCGCACGGTGCGCGGGCCGTCGATGAGCACGATGCCGGGCAAGGTCATGATCGACGGGATCGTCGACATCGCCGGTGAGAAGGTGTTTGCCCTGCAATTCCTGCAGGCGCGCCGCGCGGATTGGGTGCGTCGCCCGTTCTATGCGAAGTTCGATCCGCAGGCGAGCTGGCTCGACGATCTCGTGCCGGCGTTCGGCGAGGAGCGGTTCTTCTTCGAGCAGGAGCCGGCGGCTCGCTCGCACGTGATTCCCGTCACGCAGGTCGGCGCCGCGCACGGCGGCAGCGGCACGCTGCCCGACGAGCTGGAGGTGATGCAATGA
- the gshA gene encoding glutamate--cysteine ligase — MSNKMTSSHTDLLQQRLAVLANGPTRERLVDGLRGIEKESLRVSRDGMIAMTPHPRALGSALTHPSLTTDYSESLIELITPAERDAAITLDRLDDLHRFVYASLGDEMLWNESMPGKLPADDQIPIADYGTSNIGRLKTVYRRGLAYRYGRTMQCIAGIHYNYSLHEDVWRRLHEHAQSAASLVDYQSERYLALIRNFRRTSWLLMYLFGASPALDKAFLRGRDSTLEAFDAETSYRPYATSLRMSDLGYSNTTAQAALVADYNSLDTYLDALSKAVSEPYPAYEAIGTHRDGEWIQLNTNVLQIENEFYSTIRPKRVTYSGERPLHALASRGVQYIEVRCLDIDPFEPTGIALETARFMDAYLLVCALDDSAKLECDAYREANANFGRVTMEGRKPGLELTRDGVPVAMRAWAEDVFAKIEAAARVLDEIRGDDVHARAVAAQREKLEDADKTPSARVLREMRERGESFLGFARRHSEAHAEYFRARPLDAAALAEAREQAERSLAEQAEIESKDAGSFDAFVAAYRAYTLNRFSV; from the coding sequence ATGTCGAACAAGATGACTTCCAGCCACACCGACCTGCTGCAGCAACGTCTCGCCGTCCTGGCCAACGGGCCGACGCGCGAGCGTCTGGTTGACGGTCTGCGCGGCATCGAAAAGGAAAGCCTGCGCGTGTCGCGCGACGGGATGATCGCGATGACGCCGCATCCGCGCGCGCTCGGTTCCGCGCTCACCCATCCTTCGCTGACCACCGATTATTCGGAGTCGCTGATCGAGCTGATCACGCCGGCCGAACGTGATGCCGCGATCACGCTCGACCGTCTCGACGACCTGCACCGCTTCGTCTATGCCTCGCTCGGCGACGAGATGCTGTGGAACGAATCGATGCCCGGCAAGCTCCCGGCCGACGACCAGATTCCGATCGCCGACTACGGCACCTCGAACATCGGGCGGCTGAAGACGGTGTACCGCCGCGGCCTCGCCTATCGCTACGGCCGCACGATGCAGTGCATCGCGGGGATTCACTACAACTATTCGCTGCACGAGGACGTCTGGCGGCGCCTGCACGAGCATGCGCAATCGGCCGCGTCGCTCGTCGATTACCAGTCCGAACGGTATCTCGCGCTGATCCGCAATTTCCGCCGCACCAGCTGGTTGCTGATGTATCTGTTCGGCGCGTCGCCGGCGCTCGACAAGGCGTTCCTGCGCGGGCGCGACAGCACGCTCGAGGCGTTCGACGCCGAGACGTCCTACCGGCCCTACGCGACGAGCCTGCGGATGAGCGACCTCGGCTACTCGAACACCACCGCGCAGGCGGCGCTGGTGGCCGACTACAACTCGCTCGACACCTATCTCGACGCGCTGTCGAAAGCCGTCAGCGAGCCGTATCCGGCCTACGAGGCGATCGGCACGCATCGCGACGGCGAGTGGATCCAGCTCAACACCAACGTGCTGCAGATCGAGAACGAGTTCTACTCGACGATCCGGCCCAAGCGCGTGACGTACTCGGGCGAGCGGCCGCTGCATGCGCTGGCCTCGCGCGGCGTGCAGTACATCGAGGTGCGCTGCCTCGACATCGACCCGTTCGAGCCGACCGGGATCGCGCTCGAGACCGCGCGTTTCATGGATGCCTACCTGCTCGTCTGCGCGCTCGACGACAGCGCGAAGCTCGAATGCGATGCGTACCGCGAGGCGAACGCGAACTTCGGCCGCGTGACGATGGAAGGCCGCAAGCCCGGACTCGAGCTGACGCGCGACGGCGTGCCGGTGGCGATGCGGGCCTGGGCCGAGGACGTGTTCGCGAAGATCGAAGCGGCGGCGCGCGTGCTCGACGAGATCCGCGGCGACGACGTGCATGCGCGCGCGGTGGCGGCGCAGCGCGAGAAGCTCGAGGATGCCGACAAGACGCCTTCGGCGCGCGTGCTGCGCGAGATGCGCGAGCGCGGCGAGTCGTTCCTCGGTTTCGCGCGGCGGCATAGCGAGGCGCACGCCGAGTACTTCCGGGCACGGCCGCTCGACGCGGCGGCACTGGCCGAGGCGCGTGAGCAGGCCGAGCGCTCGCTCGCCGAGCAGGCCGAGATCGAAAGCAAGGACGCCGGGTCGTTCGATGCGTTCGTGGCGGCGTATCGTGCTTATACGCTGAACCGGTTCAGCGTTTGA
- a CDS encoding DNA-3-methyladenine glycosylase family protein, which yields MTRAAPAVGRDANAPETNFDAGPDAEPAAAARVAIALPFRSPYDWPRVLRFLGGRASPGVETAADGAYLRAIDYRGASGVLTVRRHPRRRCLVATIDGEAARHADAALVARLSAMLDVETDPLALGAHLSRDAWFAPLVAAAPGLRVPGAWSAFELVVRAIVGQQISVKAATTIIGRLVRAVGEPLATPPHAAVGWRFPEPAALAAANLDGIGMPGKRIAALQGVARAVAAGEVPIDGTAVDLATRRAALLALPGIGPWTVEYIAMRAWRDADAWPATDLVLMQAIVARDPALTRPASQRLRSDAWRPWRAYAAMHLWNEIADRLGAARGG from the coding sequence ATGACGCGCGCGGCACCGGCCGTCGGCCGCGACGCGAACGCGCCTGAGACGAACTTCGACGCAGGCCCGGACGCGGAGCCGGCCGCCGCCGCGCGCGTCGCGATCGCGCTGCCGTTCAGGTCTCCCTACGACTGGCCGCGCGTGCTGCGCTTCCTGGGCGGGCGGGCGTCGCCGGGCGTCGAGACCGCGGCCGACGGCGCCTATCTGCGCGCGATCGATTATCGCGGCGCGAGCGGCGTGCTGACGGTGCGCCGTCATCCGCGGCGGCGCTGTCTCGTCGCGACGATCGACGGCGAGGCCGCCCGGCACGCCGACGCCGCGCTGGTCGCACGGCTGTCGGCGATGCTCGACGTCGAGACCGATCCGCTCGCGCTCGGCGCGCACCTGTCGCGCGACGCGTGGTTCGCCCCGCTCGTCGCCGCCGCGCCGGGGCTGCGCGTGCCGGGCGCCTGGTCCGCGTTCGAACTCGTGGTGCGCGCGATCGTGGGCCAGCAGATCAGCGTGAAGGCGGCCACCACGATCATCGGACGATTGGTGCGGGCCGTCGGCGAGCCGCTCGCGACGCCGCCGCATGCGGCCGTCGGCTGGCGCTTTCCGGAGCCGGCCGCGCTGGCCGCCGCGAATCTCGACGGCATCGGCATGCCGGGCAAGCGGATCGCCGCGCTGCAAGGTGTCGCGCGCGCCGTCGCCGCCGGCGAGGTGCCGATCGACGGCACGGCGGTCGACCTCGCGACGCGGCGCGCGGCGCTGCTCGCGCTGCCCGGCATCGGGCCGTGGACGGTCGAATACATCGCGATGCGCGCATGGCGCGACGCCGACGCGTGGCCGGCCACCGACCTGGTGCTGATGCAGGCGATCGTCGCGCGCGATCCCGCGCTCACGCGGCCGGCGAGCCAGCGCCTGCGCAGCGACGCATGGCGCCCGTGGCGCGCCTACGCGGCGATGCATCTGTGGAATGAAATCGCCGATCGGCTGGGGGCCGCGCGCGGTGGTTGA
- the ada gene encoding bifunctional DNA-binding transcriptional regulator/O6-methylguanine-DNA methyltransferase Ada, with translation MHSSEYSTDAARWAALVARDAEADGAFFYAVRTTGVFCRPSCASRMPRRENVAFFDAPAAAREAGFRPCKRCQPEREPREIEIARRACAVLDASDRATLAELSAAVHVSPFHLQRLFKRVVGVTPRQYQAARRGAALRDALQGGAAVTRAAVDAGYQSSSRVYEAVPRELGMAPSDFRRKGAGLRIEYATAPTPLGHVLVGATARGICQIAFDDAVAPLVDALTAKFENAECVAAPERLAPFLAQIDAYLRGASEQVALPLDISATAFQQRVWEALQKIPYGQTRSYAQIAEAVGSPRAVRAVANACASNPVALAIPCHRVVQKGGALAGYRWGPARKAALLAAEARHAAGEPAALSLDDAA, from the coding sequence ATGCATTCCTCCGAGTATTCGACCGATGCAGCGCGCTGGGCCGCTCTCGTCGCACGCGACGCCGAGGCGGACGGGGCGTTTTTCTACGCGGTGAGGACCACCGGCGTGTTCTGCCGCCCGAGCTGCGCATCGCGCATGCCGCGTCGCGAGAACGTCGCGTTCTTCGATGCACCGGCCGCGGCGCGCGAGGCCGGGTTCCGGCCCTGCAAGCGCTGCCAGCCCGAGCGCGAGCCGCGCGAGATCGAGATCGCGCGGCGCGCCTGCGCGGTGCTCGACGCGAGCGATCGGGCGACGCTGGCCGAACTGAGTGCGGCGGTTCACGTGAGCCCGTTCCATCTGCAACGGCTGTTCAAGCGCGTGGTCGGCGTGACGCCGCGCCAATACCAGGCGGCCCGGCGCGGCGCGGCGCTGCGCGACGCGCTGCAAGGCGGCGCGGCCGTCACGCGCGCGGCGGTCGATGCCGGCTATCAGTCGTCGTCGCGCGTCTACGAGGCGGTGCCGCGCGAGCTCGGCATGGCGCCGTCCGATTTTCGCCGCAAGGGCGCGGGGCTGCGCATCGAGTACGCCACCGCGCCGACGCCGCTCGGCCACGTGCTGGTCGGCGCCACCGCGCGCGGCATCTGCCAGATTGCGTTTGATGACGCGGTTGCGCCGCTCGTCGACGCGTTGACGGCGAAATTCGAGAATGCCGAATGCGTGGCGGCGCCCGAGCGGCTCGCGCCGTTCCTCGCGCAGATCGATGCCTATCTGCGCGGCGCGAGCGAGCAGGTGGCGCTGCCGCTCGACATCAGCGCGACGGCGTTCCAGCAGCGCGTATGGGAAGCGCTGCAGAAGATTCCCTACGGCCAGACGCGCAGCTACGCGCAGATCGCCGAGGCGGTCGGCTCGCCGCGCGCGGTGCGGGCCGTGGCGAATGCCTGCGCGTCCAATCCCGTCGCGCTCGCGATCCCGTGCCATCGCGTCGTGCAGAAGGGCGGCGCGCTCGCCGGCTATCGCTGGGGGCCGGCGCGCAAGGCGGCGCTGCTCGCGGCCGAGGCGCGGCACGCAGCCGGCGAGCCGGCCGCGCTGTCGCTCGACGACGCCGCATGA
- a CDS encoding VOC family protein produces the protein MTPRILGIDHVVLRTVDVAAMTRFYCDVLGCHVEKTQPELGLVQLRAGASLIDLLARDAPIDRADNGFPGAGRNLDHLCLRIDPFDADALRAHLAAHAVETGDVAERYGADGYGPSLYLFDPEGNMVELKGPPRAAPG, from the coding sequence ATGACACCCCGCATTCTCGGCATCGATCACGTCGTGCTTCGCACCGTCGACGTGGCGGCGATGACGCGTTTCTATTGCGACGTGCTCGGCTGCCACGTCGAGAAGACGCAGCCCGAACTCGGGCTCGTGCAGCTGCGCGCGGGCGCGTCGCTGATCGACCTGCTCGCGCGCGACGCGCCCATCGACCGCGCGGACAACGGCTTTCCCGGCGCCGGCCGCAACCTCGATCATCTCTGCCTGCGCATCGATCCGTTCGATGCCGACGCGCTGCGCGCCCACCTCGCCGCGCACGCGGTCGAAACCGGCGACGTCGCCGAGCGTTACGGCGCGGACGGCTACGGGCCGTCGCTCTACCTGTTCGATCCGGAGGGCAACATGGTCGAATTGAAGGGGCCGCCGCGCGCCGCGCCCGGCTGA